The Populus alba chromosome 4, ASM523922v2, whole genome shotgun sequence genome contains a region encoding:
- the LOC118030394 gene encoding UDP-glycosyltransferase 88A1-like — protein sequence MEEAIVLYPSPPIGHLISMVELGKLLLTQKPSLSIHILITTVPYDSGSTAPYIANVAATIPSIKFHHLPTVTLPSTKTTHHEELAFEVLRLSNPHVREELVSISKNYTIHGLVVDFFCCAALSVAKELNIPGYHFFTSGAGVLAGFLYFPTIHNTITKSLKDLKSLLHIPGVPPIPSSDMPIPVLHRDDKGYKYFLDSSSSFPESTGIVVNTFASLEARAVKTLSEGLCVPNNRTPPIYCIGPLIATEGPKDDSGSRNGTTLECLTWLDSQPVGSVVFLCFGSLGLFSKEQLREIAFGLERSGHRFLWVVRNPPSDNKSVALSANPNIDLDSLLPEGFLDRTKERGLVLKSWAPQVAMLNHPSVGGFVSHCGWNSVLEAVCAGVPLVAWPLYAEQRLNRIFLVVEMKLALPMNESDDGFVSSAEVDERVLGLMESEEAMKIAAQAALNEGGSSRVALSQLVESWKHK from the exons ATGGAGGAGGCCATAGTTCTCTACCCATCACCACCTATTGGCCATTTGATATCTATGGTGGAGCTAGGGAAACTCTTATTGACCCAAAAACCTTCCCTTTCTATTCACATACTCATCACTACTGTGCCCTATGATTCTGGCTCCACTGCCCCATACATTGCCAACGTTGCTGCCACCATTCCCTCGATCAAATTCCACCATCTTCCTACTGTAACCCTCCCTTCTACAAAAACCACCCATCATGAAGAACTCGCTTTTGAGGTCCTTCGCCTCAGCAATCCTCACGTTCGTGAAGAACTAGTGTCCATTTCAAAAAACTACACCATTCATGGACTTGTCGTGGACTTCTTTTGCTGTGCTGCTCTCTCTGTTGCCAAGGAACTCAATATCCCTGGCTACCACTTCTTCACTTCTGGTGCTGGTGTTCTCGCTGGTTTCCTTTATTTCCCAACCATTCATAACACCATCACAAAAAGTCTTAAAGATCTAAAGTCCCTTCTCCATATTCCCGGTGTTCCACCAATTCCATCGTCTGACATGCCAATACCGGTACTTCATCGCGACGATAAGGgctataaatactttttagattccTCAAGCAGCTTTCCCGAATCAACAGGTATTGTTGTAAACACTTTTGCATCACTTGAAGCCAGAGCTGTGAAAACATTATCAGAGGGATTATGTGTACCCAATAACCGCACACCGCCAATTTACTGTATCGGACCATTGATAGCCACTGAAGGTCCTAAAGATGATTCAGGCAGTCGCAATGGTACTACGCTGGAGTGTCTAACATGGCTGGACTCGCAACCAGTTGGAAGTgttgtttttctatgttttgGTAGTTTGGGGCTGTTCTCCAAGGAACAGTTAAGAGAAATAGCTTTCGGGTTGGAGAGAAGTGGCCACAGGTTCTTGTGGGTGGTTCGGAATCCACCTTCTGATAACAAAAGCGTGGCACTATCGGCAAATccaaacattgatttagactcatTGCTCCCTGAAGGTTTCTTGGATCGAACCAAGGAGAGGGGACTCGTGCTGAAGTCGTGGGCTCCGCAAGTAGCGATGCTGAACCATCCATCGGTAGGCGGGTTCGTAAGTCATTGTGGATGGAACTCGGTGCTGGAAGCAGTTTGCGCAGGCGTGCCATTGGTGGCTTGGCCACTATACGCAGAGCAGAGGCTCAATAGGATCTTCTTGGTGGTGGAAATGAAACTTGCATTGCCGATGAATGAATCTGACGACGGATTTGTGAGTTCGGCCGAGGTGGATGAGCGAGTTCTAGGGTTGATGGAGTCGGAGGAAG CCATGAAAATTGCAGCACAGGCCGCATTGAATGAGGGCGGTTCTTCTCGGGTGGCTTTGTCTCAACTTGTTGAGTCATGGAAAcacaaatga
- the LOC118030396 gene encoding UDP-glycosyltransferase 88A1, whose amino-acid sequence MEEAIVLYPSPPIGHLISMVELGKLLLTQKPSLSIHILITSVPYDSGSTAPYIANVAATIPSIKFHHLPTVTLPSTKTTNYEELTFEVLRLSNPHVREQLLSISKNYTIHGLVVDFFCCAALNVAKELNIPGYHFSTSGAGILAVFHYFPTIHNTTTKSLKDLKSLLHIPGVPPIPSSDMPIPVLHRDDKSYENFLDSSRSFPESAGIVVNTFESLEARAVKTLSEGLCVPNNRTPPIYCIGPLIATEGPKDDAGTRNGTTLECLTWLDSQPVGSVVFLCFGSLGLFSKEQLREIAFGLERSGHRFLWVVRNPPSDNKSVALSAHPNIDLDSLLPEGFLDRTKERGLVLKSWAPQVAVLNHPSVGGFVSHCGWNSVLEAVCAGVPLVAWPLYAEQRLNRIFLVEEMKLALPMNESDDGFVSSAEVEKRVLGLMESEEGKLIRERTIAMKIAAQAALNEGGSSRVALSQLVESWKHK is encoded by the coding sequence ATGGAGGAGGCCATAGTTCTGTACCCATCACCACCTATTGGCCATTTGATATCTATGGTGGAGCTAGGGAAACTCTTATTGACCCAAAAACCTTCCCTTTCTATTCACATACTCATCACTTCTGTACCCTATGATTCTGGCTCCACTGCCCCTTACATTGCCAACGTTGCTGCCACCATTCCCTCGATCAAATTCCACCATCTTCCTACTGTAACCCTCCCTTCTACAAAAACCACCAATTATGAAGAACTCACTTTTGAGGTCCTTCGCCTCAGCAATCCTCACGTTCGTGAACAACTATTGTCCATTTCAAAAAACTACACCATTCATGGACTTGTTGTGGACTTCTTTTGCTGTGCTGCTCTCAATGTTGCCAAGGAACTCAATATCCCTGGCTACCACTTCTCCACTTCTGGTGCTGGTATTCTCGCTGTTTTCCATTATTTCCCAACCATTCATAACACCACCACAAAAAGCCTTAAAGATCTAAAGTCCCTTCTTCATATTCCGGGTGTGCCACCAATTCCATCGTCTGACATGCCAATACCGGTACTTCATCGCGACGATAAGTCCTATGAGAACTTCTTAGATTCCTCAAGAAGCTTTCCCGAATCAGCAGGTATTGTTGTAAAcacttttgaatcacttgaagCCAGAGCTGTGAAAACATTATCAGAGGGATTATGTGTACCCAATAACCGCACACCGCCAATTTACTGTATCGGACCATTGATAGCCACTGAAGGTCCTAAAGATGATGCAGGCACTCGCAATGGTACGACGCTGGAGTGTCTAACATGGCTGGACTCGCAACCAGTTGGAAGTgttgtttttctatgttttgGTAGTTTGGGGCTGTTCTCCAAGGAACAGTTAAGAGAAATAGCTTTCGGGTTGGAGAGAAGTGGCCACAGGTTCTTGTGGGTGGTTCGGAACCCACCTTCTGATAACAAAAGCGTGGCACTCTCGGCACATccaaacattgatttagactcatTGCTCCCTGAAGGTTTCCTGGATCGAACCAAGGAGAGGGGACTCGTGCTGAAGTCGTGGGCTCCGCAAGTAGCGGTGCTGAACCATCCATCGGTAGGCGGGTTCGTAAGTCATTGTGGATGGAACTCGGTGCTGGAAGCAGTTTGCGCAGGCGTGCCATTGGTGGCTTGGCCACTATACGCAGAGCAGAGGCTCAATAGGATCTTCTTGGTCGAGGAAATGAAACTTGCATTGCCGATGAATGAATCTGACGACGGATTTGTGAGTTCGGCCGAGGTGGAGAAGCGAGTTCTAGGGTTGATGGAGTCGGAGGAAGGTAAGTTGATTAGGGAGAGAACCATAGCCATGAAAATTGCAGCACAGGCCGCATTGAATGAGGGCGGTTCTTCTCGGGTGGCTTTGTCTCAACTTGTTGAGTCATGGAAACACAAATAA
- the LOC118030395 gene encoding UDP-glycosyltransferase 88A1, whose amino-acid sequence MEEAIVLYPSPPIGHLISMVELGKLLLTQKPSLSIHILITTVPYDSGSTAPYIANVAATIPSIKFHHLPTVTLPSTKTTHHEELTFEVLRLSNPHVREELVSISKNYTIHGLVVDFFCCAALSVAKELNIPGYHFSSSGAGVLAVFHYFPTIHNTTTKSLKDLKSLLHIPGVPPIPSSDMPIPVLHRDDKSYENFLDSSRSFPESAGIVVNTFESLEARAVKTLSEGFCVPNNRTPPIYCIGPLIATEGPKEDAGTRNGTTLECLTWLDSQPVGSVVFLCFGSLGLFSKEQLREIAFGLERSGHRFLWVVLRNPPSDNKSVALSAHPNIDLDSLLPEGFLDRTKERGLVLKSWAPQVAVLNHPSVGGFVSHCGWNSVLEAVCAGVPLVAWPLYAEQRINRILLVEEMKLALPMNESDNGFVSSSEVEERVLGLMESEEGKVIRVRAIAMKIAAQAALNEGGSSRVALSQLVESWKHK is encoded by the exons ATGGAGGAGGCCATAGTTCTGTACCCATCACCCCCTATTGGGCATTTGATATCTATGGTGGAGCTAGGGAAACTCTTATTGACCCAAAAACCTTCCCTTTCTATTCACATACTCATCACTACTGTGCCCTATGATTCTGGCTCCACTGCCCCATACATTGCCAACGTTGCTGCCACCATTCCCTCTATCAAATTCCACCATCTTCCTACTGTAACCCTCCCTTCTACAAAAACCACCCATCATGAAGAACTCACTTTTGAGGTCCTTCGCCTCAGCAATCCTCACGTTCGTGAAGAACTAGTGTCCATTTCAAAAAACTACACCATTCATGGACTTGTTGTGGACTTCTTTTGCTGTGCTGCTCTCTCTGTTGCCAAGGAACTCAATATCCCTGGCTACCACTTCTCCTCTTCTGGTGCTGGTGTTCTCGCTGTTTTCCATTATTTCCCAACCATTCATAACACCACCACAAAAAGCCTTAAAGATCTAAAGTCCCTTCTTCATATTCCGGGTGTGCCACCAATTCCATCGTCTGACATGCCAATACCGGTACTTCATCGCGACGATAAGTCCTATGAGAACTTCTTAGATTCCTCAAGAAGCTTTCCCGAATCAGCAGGTATTGTTGTAAAcacttttgaatcacttgaagCCAGAGCTGTGAAAACATTATCAGAGGGATTCTGTGTACCCAATAACCGCACACCGCCAATTTACTGTATCGGACCATTGATAGCCACTGAAGGTCCTAAAGAGGATGCAGGCACTCGCAATGGTACTACGCTGGAGTGTCTAACATGGCTGGACTCGCAACCAGTTGGAAGTgttgtttttctatgttttgGTAGTTTGGGGCTGTTCTCCAAGGAACAGTTAAGAGAAATAGCTTTCGGGTTGGAGAGAAGTGGCCACAGGTTCTTGTGGGTGGTTC tTCGGAACCCACCTTCTGATAACAAAAGCGTGGCACTATCGGCACATccaaacattgatttagactcatTGCTCCCTGAAGGTTTCTTGGATCGAACCAAGGAAAGGGGACTCGTGCTGAAGTCGTGGGCTCCGCAAGTAGCGGTGCTGAACCATCCATCGGTAGGCGGGTTCGTAAGTCATTGTGGATGGAACTCGGTGCTGGAAGCAGTTTGCGCAGGCGTGCCATTGGTGGCTTGGCCACTATACGCAGAGCAGAGGATCAATAGGATCTTGTTGGTGGAGGAAATGAAACTTGCATTGCCGATGAATGAATCTGACAACGGATTTGTGAGTTCGTCCGAGGTGGAGGAGCGAGTTCTAGGGTTGATGGAGTCGGAGGAAGGTAAGGTGATTAGGGTGAGAGCCATAGCCATGAAAATTGCAGCACAGGCCGCATTGAATGAGGGCGGTTCTTCTCGGGTGGCTTTGTCTCAACTTGTTGAGTCATGGAAAcacaaatga